In Wolinella succinogenes DSM 1740, a single genomic region encodes these proteins:
- a CDS encoding chaperone NapD: MNISSVVAKVKPEDLEASIKRLQEIPSCEYHLHDELGRIILTLEAESLNEEVKILKAIEATQGVLSAEMIYSYSEEELELERQKLTQSPNVPEMLCDENLDANTILYSGSVANQLEE; the protein is encoded by the coding sequence ATGAATATTTCTAGTGTTGTTGCCAAGGTCAAGCCCGAGGATCTAGAGGCGTCTATCAAACGCCTCCAAGAGATTCCCTCTTGCGAGTATCATCTGCATGATGAGCTAGGGAGAATCATCCTTACTCTCGAAGCGGAGAGCCTTAATGAGGAGGTGAAAATCCTCAAAGCCATCGAAGCGACCCAAGGAGTGCTCTCAGCGGAGATGATCTACTCCTATTCTGAAGAGGAGCTAGAGCTAGAGCGCCAGAAGCTCACCCAAAGCCCCAATGTGCCTGAGATGTTGTGCGATGAGAATCTTGATGCCAATACGATTCTCTACTCAGGGAGCGTGGCAAACCAGTTGGAGGAGTGA
- a CDS encoding flavodoxin family protein, with the protein MKVVAINGSPKSNGNTAQMIDIITDELNQEGIETEVLHVGNKMIRGCFGCGACYKNQDERCIAKEDDSFVNECIQKMKEAEGLILASPVHWAGIAGAMKSFLDRVFYVSSANGNLFRHKVGASVVAVRRSGGVTTFDQLNHYLTYAEMFMPTTNYWNVGHGRIPGEVHEDAEGVQIARVLGKNMALTLKMVQNAKEHHLVFPEKEAKIMTNFVR; encoded by the coding sequence ATGAAAGTTGTAGCGATCAATGGAAGCCCCAAAAGCAATGGAAACACCGCCCAGATGATTGACATCATTACCGATGAACTGAATCAAGAGGGGATTGAGACTGAGGTGTTGCATGTGGGAAACAAGATGATTCGAGGCTGTTTTGGCTGTGGGGCTTGCTACAAGAATCAAGATGAGCGCTGTATCGCCAAAGAGGATGACTCTTTTGTGAATGAGTGCATTCAAAAGATGAAAGAGGCCGAGGGGCTCATTCTCGCGTCTCCGGTACACTGGGCGGGAATCGCGGGCGCAATGAAATCTTTTTTGGATCGTGTTTTTTATGTTTCAAGCGCCAATGGCAACCTCTTTCGCCATAAAGTGGGAGCGAGTGTTGTCGCCGTGAGGCGTTCTGGAGGGGTGACGACCTTTGATCAGCTCAACCACTACCTAACCTATGCAGAGATGTTTATGCCCACGACCAACTATTGGAATGTCGGTCATGGGAGGATTCCTGGAGAGGTGCATGAAGATGCCGAAGGGGTGCAAATCGCTAGAGTGCTTGGCAAAAATATGGCTCTTACGCTAAAGATGGTCCAAAATGCCAAAGAGCATCACCTCGTCTTTCCCGAAAAAGAGGCAAAAATCATGACCAACTTTGTCCGCTAG